The genomic DNA AAGCTAATTCGAAATGGTTGGCCGGTGATACGTTCGGCAATCGATGCGGGAAAAAATGCTTGCCCTGAACTGGGCGTCAAAATGGGGATACCGCGCGAGCCAAGACCGTGCAGCGTGGGTGCGTTGACAATGCCGCCGATCTTTACGGCAATCGTCGACTCGCCCGCTTGATTTGGTCGAGGTAATTCAAGCGTCAGGCCGTCGCCGAGTTTTAACCCTCTTCGTTCTGCGACATCGGCGCGGATCACAATTTGAGGAGTGGCATCGTCAGTGTACTCGGCATGATCGGCCAACCATGTACCACTCGCCATCTCGAAAGGAGGCTCGGGGGCGTCAGTGGCTAAACACATCAGCGAAGGCAGGGGGCTGTTTGATCCCGATCCGGAACCGCCTTGTCGCGTGCCTCCATCGCTCGGCAGTGGTTGGCCTTGGAACTCCACCACAGCGATTCGTCCGGCCCACATGGGATCGACGGCTTTCACCGCAGGATCTGCCCGGAGTGCATCGACGGAATCTTGGGGAACAAAATCGGTTGGCTCGCGACTGATCGGTGCAATCGCCAATTCGTATCTGCCGAGGGCTAGATTGGCGTACTCGTCGTAGGTTTTGTGCAGAGCTTCGTAGCTGCTCGTGACCCAGATCACCATTCCGACGGCCGCCGCCGTGGCAACGATTGTCAGCGCGGTCCGAGATCGACGTTCACGTAGGAAAGAAATGGCAAGCGAAGATGTCTTGTTCATCCGATTACCCCCGCACCGAGAGCTTCTTGGTACTCTCTGGCGACGGTCTGCGGATCGCGCCGGCCGTCGGTTGTTAGTTCGGTTAAGTTTGTGCCATCTTTCAGTACGCAGATTCGGTCGGCCCACATCGCAACGTGCGCCTCATGGGTGACCATGACGATCGAACGGCCTTGGTCGTCCACCAAAGAACGCAGCAATTCACAGATTTGTGTTCCAGAGACGGAGTCAAGGCTACCGGTCGGCTCATCGGCCAACAGAATGGCTGGATCGCAGACGAGTGCCCGCGCGATTGCGATTCGTTGTTGTTCACCGCCGGAGAGTGCCCCGGGCTTGTGATGCCGACGGGCCGTCATTCCCAATTGCTCCAGCAGTTTCTCCACGACCGCATCAAGTCGCTCATGCATACTTTTGGGAGCGGGCAGACGGATGTTGGCTTCTGCTGTTAGGCTCGGGATCAAGTTGTAAGCTTGAAAGACGATTCCAAGATTGTCTCGACGAAAACGGGTCAGAGGCCCGTCACTCAATTCCGCAAGGTTTTGTCCGGCGAGGATGACCTTCCCTGCGTCCAATTCAATTAAGCCTGCCATCGCATGTAGCAGTGTGCTCTTTCCGGAGCCACTCGCCCCCATAATCGCGACGAGTTCCCCCTGTCGCACGCGCAGATTGACATCGTCGAGTGCGTTAACTTCCGCGGCACCTTGTCGATAGACCTTCGACACATGTTCGACGACTAATGGATCTCCGATCGCGTGTTCGTTCATCTTCACTCGTTACTCTTAATGGAAAAGAAAAACGGTACGGTCACTGATGATGAGCGTCTAGTGCCGGCGATATTTTGATCGGTAGCGGTGGAAAGTTCGTCGCGTCGGGCGGTCGGATAACGCATCAGTCAGCGGTAATTGATTGTGATGAAACCGTGGCGATCGCCATGCGTCAGAGCCCGGAATTGACTTCGATAAGTGCTTGGATAGTCTGCCGAAAGCGTCGGTGGTTTCTGATACTCACTGGCAATGTGTTAGGTAGGGTTGAAGTCCCTTTCGGAGGACACAGATTTGGGGGGGAGAGTCGCCGCTTGATCGAATTATCCGTCTACTGGTGCGCCGGATCGATGTCATTTAGTCTGGGGACGAAAATGGGCGCCCGTTGTCCTCGCTGGAATTGTTGAGGATCACTCGTTTGAACGCGACGCCTCGTTGTATTCTCTCCGCCATGAGCACATTTCTTGGTCGTCTCTAAAACCCCGTTCGAGCCACCGCCAATGCACGCGAACGAAGCATTAATGACGTTTGCCATTGCAGCAGCCATCGGTGTTTTGCTGTTTTCGCTGGCGCATCATTTGAAAACGTCAGCCATCGTCATGTTGTTGGGGGGCGGGATCCTAGCTGGTCCGAACGGCCTCGGAATTGTTCAGCCGGATACGTTAGGAGAGGCTTTGCCGACGATAATCGCGCTGTCAGTGGCGATCATCCTATTCGAAGGAGGCCTGACACTTGATATCAATGAGTATCGAAAAGCAAGCCGCGAGATCATCCAATTCTTGACGGTCGGTGTGCTCGTGACGTGGCTCGGGACAGCCACCGCGATCAAGCTGATCTTTTCTTTCGACTGGTCGTTTTGCCTTTTGGCCGCAAGTTTGGTCATCGTGACCGGGCCGACCGTGATCGGCCCGTTGCTTCATCGCATCCGTGCCCGTCCTAAAGTGCAAACCATATTGCACTGGGAAGGAGTCTTGATCGACCCCATCGGTGTCTTCATTGCGCTGCTTTGTTTTGAGTATTACGTCAGTTCGAACGCGGCGGATTCTTGGGCGATCCAAGCGTTTATGCTGCGTTTCGTGGTGGGGAGTTTGATTGGATTGACGTTCGGCTTTTTTCTTGACTTTGTACTTCGTCGATCCTGGGTCGATGATCGTCAGATCAATATTTTTGTGTTGGCGATGGCGATGTTAAATTTTGCCGTCGCGGACATGCTGATTTCCGAAAGCGGATTGTTAAGCGTCACGGTCGGGGGGCTTGTACTCGGCATTCGCAGCACGCCACAGCTTCGCGAGATTGTGACTTACAAATCAGAGCTGAAAGACTTTTTGATCGGTCTGCTCTTCATTTTGCTCGCCGCAAACCTCGACCTATCCGCGTTTTTTGATGCCGGTTGGCGGCTCGTCATCGTGGTGGCAGTCATCATGCTGGTGGTTCGGCCGGTCAACGTCATGTTGTCGACACTTGGAACACGCCTAAGTTTCAATGAGAAGCTATTCCTGAGTTGGATCTCGCCGCGCGGTATTGTTGCCGCATCGATGGCGTCTGTTTTCGCACTGTCTTTAAAAGAGATTGGTGCGAGCGAATCGCGATTCGTTGAGACGTTTACGTTCTCGGTAATCGCAGGGACCGTCGTGATCCAGGGTTTTTCGGCGAGTTTCGTCGGCAAGCTATTAGGCGTCGTACGCCCAGATCCGAATGGTTGGATTATCGTCGGTGCCCACGCAATCGGTCGTCAAGTATCGCAGTTCTTGGTCCGACATCATCAACAAGTTGTCTTGATCGACACCAACGCATTGGAAGTGCGGGCGGCGGAGCGCGAAGGACTGACCGCGTTGAACGAGGACGCGATGTCCCTGAACCCGGACGCCCACCCGGCACTTTATGGCTGCGGAAATCTAATCGCTTTCACCGCCAACCCCGACCTTAACCGAATGTTGTGTCGACGGTGGTCGGAGATCTTGGAAGGGAAGTCAATTTTGAGATGGGAGCGATCGGGATACCAGACCGACGAAAACCAACACCTGCTCAATGGCGATCGAATTTGGGAAGATTTCCCGCTTGATCGTTGGATGCGTCCCTACAGCGAGCCGGCACCGGTACGAAGTCAGCCTAGTGGAGAGAATCCACCGCCAAGCATAGAGAGTGTCTTGATGATCGCCCGGAACAAGGCCGCGATCGTGACGGCACCGGCCGATATCCGTGATGACGATGTTGAATGGATGATTTTCGATCGTCAAAAGAGTCAGCAAAGTAATCGCCTACCACTGGAGCCGGAGAACGTCCTCTTCTCCGAATGCGATGATCTGAAGACACTGTACCTCGAAATGCTGCAGCATCTTGAGAATCAGCTACCGGAATTGGATTCGGCGTCTATGCTCGAATCGATGTGGGAACGCGAAGAGGACTACACCAGCTTGTTGGGCAACGGGATCGCATTGCCGCACGCTTGGTCTGCCGATATCCAGGAAACGAAACTAGTCATCGCAAGACCGGTGCGTGAAGTTCAGTGCCCATTGACGAATCGTTCAATTGATATCGTCTTTATGTTGCTCAGCCCCGAAGGTAGTGCCGACGAACACCTCGCGCATCTATCGTATATTGCGAGATTAATTGGCTCGCAAAGCCAGCGGGAGCAGATCCTTCAGGCCACCGATGCCGCAGATCTTTATCAGCGAATCACGATGAAGTAGCGAAGAGACTTTTGTGGTTGTATGACCAAGCGGATTCATCGTTCGAAGCCCTCCGCTGTCGCTGCAACTCATTCCATGTTCATCGTGGAGGCCACGACGGGAATTTGGGAGCGAATGCGATTAAAAGTTGCATCTGTGATGGCGGCGTGTTATTCTCGCAACGGATATGCATGTGCAGATGGGGTGGTGTCAGTAGTTTGACGTGTGTTAGCCGATGATTCCGTTAAACGGCCTAAGAGGAGACGTTGCGTTGTCGCCAGGGACCTCGATCGAATCGCCGAATGGTAAACGTGTCCATGAAAATCGGTGGCGACATCTGCGGCATGGGTTAACGCTGATTGAATTACTGACTGTCATCGCCGTTCTCAGTGTCTTAGGTGCACTGCTTTTGCCTGCCGTATCGGAGGCCCGTGAAGCGGCACGACGGATGCAATGTTCCGGAAAAATGAGGCAAATGGGAGTCGCGCTGCACGCTTACCATGGTGCTCATTCGCGATTTCCGCCCGGTCACCTCGCAGATTTGAAATCTGGCGGCGATGGCCGAAGTTGGGGATGGGGGACGCTTCTGCTGCCGTTTATTGAACAGCGTTCACTTGCCGATCAGCTTCGTTCGGTAAACCGGTCGTTCGATGAAGTTGCATCGGACGAATCTCGTTCGGCGCTTCTACAGACGAACATCGATCTCTATCAATGCCCGTCGGACACCGGAGATAGTCTTTCACATCCCTACCGTTCGATCCTGGTTCCGATCACGGTGATGCCCGAATCGAGTTCGTTTGCCGATGGACCGTCGAGTTTGACGACGCCCGATCATGCGGTGAAGCCCCCTCCGCCGCCGCCTCCTCCTCCGGAGCCGCCACCAGTCGAGCCGCAAATCATCTACGTTGCTATCCGACTTGGGAAATCCAACTATGTCGGATCGATTGGCAGCCGATGGAAAACGGAACGAAGCGATTGGGACTTAAATGATTTTCGCGGCAATGGGGTATTCGGAAGAAACTCGGACCTGACCATCGCCGAGATTTTCGACGGCATGAGCAACACGCTAGCGATCGGTGAACGATGCATGCGCAACTATTCGGCGGTGTGGGCGGGTAGTAATTCGTGGCAGGGCTGCGGGTTCGTCGACAATCAAATGATGTTAGGCACGGCGTTCTATCCCATAAATGATTCCCCGGTTCGCCAAAACATCGATTGTGATGGTCAGGGTTCCGCGAATTTCAGTAGCTACCATGGCGGCGGAGCGAATTTCTTGCTGGCCGATGGTGCGGTTCGTTATCTGACCGAACATATCGACATCCGCGTTTTTCAAAATCTTGCACAGCGTGACGACGGAGAAAAGGTTGGTGACTTCTAAGCATCAGTCCGCTCGGTGGGCTTTGATTGTGACGAGCTTGCTTCTGTTTGTGATCTATGGCTGCGCCCAGGACCCCGATCCGAAAACGCTCACGACGATGAAGCCGCACGGCCATCATGGCGGACACGCGGCGGCGGTCGCCGGAGACTCCGATATTGAATTGGAGTTGACGCTGGACGAAGAAGGCAGGCGGATGGTGATCTATGTTCAGGAGTCGGGTGAGCATCAGCCGTATCCGCTACCGGTTGATCAACTGAACGGCAAGTTTGAAAGCCGCGGGGATGTCTTCGAGGTGAGCTTCCAATCCGATCCACGGTCCGACGAATCACGAGCGCTTTCGTCTCGGTATGCGTTAAGCCTAGACAAGCTACCACAGCAACTTGTCGCCACGAATCACTTCGTCTTGAAGCTTTCCTATTCGGTGGAAGGAAACACCTTTAGTGCAGCGATTCCCCATAGCAACGATCACACCCACGAGTATCACCACGATTAGCCATATCGATAGCTGTTCAGCCGCGGAGTGATGCTAAGGGGCAGATAGAAACGGCAGACAGAAAATTTCGGTATAGCCTGCTACTCGAAGGCCGTTGAACGAATCGCCGTCGTTTTGATGATCGGACTGACGGTAGTTTCAGGAAAGGAAGACCCACGCCCCGGTACCGTGAAGATACATCGGGGCGCGGCTGGTAGCCTCTGCATTTACTTAGGCGGAGGCTTGACATTGCTTGACCATGTGTCAGCAGACGACTGAACTGTTTACTTCGTAGCTACCTTTCGGCGACGACGTACGAAAGCCAGCAGTCCGCCAGATGCAAGAAATGTACATGCGGCCGGTTCTGGAACAGCTTGGAAATCAACGAAAAAACGACCCGAATTGCCGTAGGTACCGCTCAAATCAGCGAGCATAAATTCCGCGGTAAAGACGTCACCAACGTTGGCCGTGTCATCGACCCAGAAAGTCGGTGTGACGGAGAACATTTCATCACCGTCACCCAAGTGGAAATCGCCGCCAGGGGCAACCGCAGAGACGGGAGTGTTACCAAAGGCGATATTCAAGCCGGGGGTGGCATTGAGCAACACCATGTGGATGTGGGCTAGATCGAAATCCGTGTTCCAACGGCCACCCGAGCTATTGTAGATCACGTCATCGACGCCGCTAAGCGAATGAACATTTTGGATGTTCAAGTTGCCGTATTCCAAGTCCTGGGGCAGCGA from Roseiconus lacunae includes the following:
- a CDS encoding ABC transporter ATP-binding protein, with the protein product MNEHAIGDPLVVEHVSKVYRQGAAEVNALDDVNLRVRQGELVAIMGASGSGKSTLLHAMAGLIELDAGKVILAGQNLAELSDGPLTRFRRDNLGIVFQAYNLIPSLTAEANIRLPAPKSMHERLDAVVEKLLEQLGMTARRHHKPGALSGGEQQRIAIARALVCDPAILLADEPTGSLDSVSGTQICELLRSLVDDQGRSIVMVTHEAHVAMWADRICVLKDGTNLTELTTDGRRDPQTVAREYQEALGAGVIG
- a CDS encoding cation:proton antiporter domain-containing protein, producing MTFAIAAAIGVLLFSLAHHLKTSAIVMLLGGGILAGPNGLGIVQPDTLGEALPTIIALSVAIILFEGGLTLDINEYRKASREIIQFLTVGVLVTWLGTATAIKLIFSFDWSFCLLAASLVIVTGPTVIGPLLHRIRARPKVQTILHWEGVLIDPIGVFIALLCFEYYVSSNAADSWAIQAFMLRFVVGSLIGLTFGFFLDFVLRRSWVDDRQINIFVLAMAMLNFAVADMLISESGLLSVTVGGLVLGIRSTPQLREIVTYKSELKDFLIGLLFILLAANLDLSAFFDAGWRLVIVVAVIMLVVRPVNVMLSTLGTRLSFNEKLFLSWISPRGIVAASMASVFALSLKEIGASESRFVETFTFSVIAGTVVIQGFSASFVGKLLGVVRPDPNGWIIVGAHAIGRQVSQFLVRHHQQVVLIDTNALEVRAAEREGLTALNEDAMSLNPDAHPALYGCGNLIAFTANPDLNRMLCRRWSEILEGKSILRWERSGYQTDENQHLLNGDRIWEDFPLDRWMRPYSEPAPVRSQPSGENPPPSIESVLMIARNKAAIVTAPADIRDDDVEWMIFDRQKSQQSNRLPLEPENVLFSECDDLKTLYLEMLQHLENQLPELDSASMLESMWEREEDYTSLLGNGIALPHAWSADIQETKLVIARPVREVQCPLTNRSIDIVFMLLSPEGSADEHLAHLSYIARLIGSQSQREQILQATDAADLYQRITMK
- a CDS encoding DUF1559 domain-containing protein yields the protein MSPGTSIESPNGKRVHENRWRHLRHGLTLIELLTVIAVLSVLGALLLPAVSEAREAARRMQCSGKMRQMGVALHAYHGAHSRFPPGHLADLKSGGDGRSWGWGTLLLPFIEQRSLADQLRSVNRSFDEVASDESRSALLQTNIDLYQCPSDTGDSLSHPYRSILVPITVMPESSSFADGPSSLTTPDHAVKPPPPPPPPPEPPPVEPQIIYVAIRLGKSNYVGSIGSRWKTERSDWDLNDFRGNGVFGRNSDLTIAEIFDGMSNTLAIGERCMRNYSAVWAGSNSWQGCGFVDNQMMLGTAFYPINDSPVRQNIDCDGQGSANFSSYHGGGANFLLADGAVRYLTEHIDIRVFQNLAQRDDGEKVGDF
- a CDS encoding all3515 family Zur-repressed PEP-CTERM protein, yielding MSLVNRLLGLLVVAAIGTTAHASQLGTYYVGVDDADTVTYGTYSGEYNTNEGRLTLLFHHGNHFHGIGTHSYTGPASSPVASDTSSNNRLPESYTGLNPISLQPGSGDFAGTYRSGLSSSLPQDLEYGNLNIQNVHSLSGVDDVIYNSSGGRWNTDFDLAHIHMVLLNATPGLNIAFGNTPVSAVAPGGDFHLGDGDEMFSVTPTFWVDDTANVGDVFTAEFMLADLSGTYGNSGRFFVDFQAVPEPAACTFLASGGLLAFVRRRRKVATK